A genome region from Nitrospira sp. includes the following:
- a CDS encoding DMT family transporter produces the protein MPLNQRQGAASGLAAAVLFGLSPPLAKLLLSESHPLVIAGLLYLGAGLGLLVFEGLFYRGSEVSRREARVVPTDRWLLAAMVLTGGILGPVFMLWGLQRMTGVLGSLTLNLEAPFTILLAVILYGEHLGRVEAVGAMLIIVAAAVLQYRPGDFAPDGWGFVAIACACLSWALDNNLSQRLSLRDPIVVTRIKTLSAGVCTLSLAVMAGPTFPRASIIIAALVLGLFSYGVSLVLDMRALRLHGAAREAGFLATAPFIGALAAIPILGERWGLSETMATGVMAIGLVLLVRAHHAHPHRHAPLLHDHPHVSEVHHRHGHRSA, from the coding sequence ATGCCATTGAACCAAAGACAGGGGGCTGCGTCTGGCCTCGCAGCAGCCGTTCTTTTTGGCCTGAGTCCTCCGCTCGCCAAGCTCCTGCTTTCAGAAAGTCATCCACTGGTGATTGCAGGCCTGCTTTACCTAGGCGCGGGCTTGGGACTCTTGGTGTTTGAAGGATTATTCTACCGTGGATCTGAAGTGTCGCGGCGAGAGGCGCGGGTGGTGCCGACTGATCGATGGTTATTGGCGGCCATGGTGCTCACGGGCGGCATCCTGGGGCCTGTCTTCATGCTGTGGGGGTTACAGCGCATGACGGGAGTGCTCGGCTCGCTAACATTGAACCTGGAAGCACCCTTCACTATTCTATTAGCCGTGATTCTCTATGGCGAACACCTCGGACGCGTGGAGGCAGTCGGCGCTATGCTGATCATCGTCGCAGCTGCTGTTCTCCAGTATAGGCCAGGCGATTTTGCTCCGGACGGATGGGGATTCGTCGCGATCGCCTGCGCGTGCCTCTCTTGGGCGTTGGACAATAACTTGAGTCAGCGATTGTCCCTCCGCGATCCCATTGTGGTGACGCGAATCAAAACACTGAGCGCCGGAGTGTGTACGCTCAGTCTGGCGGTCATGGCCGGCCCAACCTTTCCTCGAGCCTCGATCATTATCGCCGCACTTGTATTGGGTCTGTTCAGCTACGGTGTGAGTCTGGTGCTGGATATGCGCGCCCTTCGTCTGCATGGCGCCGCGCGCGAGGCTGGATTTTTGGCAACGGCTCCCTTTATCGGCGCCCTGGCCGCGATTCCCATTCTCGGTGAGCGCTGGGGACTCAGTGAAACCATGGCGACTGGAGTCATGGCGATTGGCCTCGTACTTCTTGTCCGAGCTCATCATGCCCATCCGCACCGCCATGCGCCGTTGCTGCATGATCACCCCCACGTGTCTGAGGTTCACCACCGGCATGGCCATAGGTCGGCGTAG
- a CDS encoding magnesium transporter, which translates to MVWGVLAGSLLPLVFRRLGFDPAVSSAPFGATLVDVTGLVIYFGVAYLIMEGTLL; encoded by the coding sequence GTGGTCTGGGGAGTCTTGGCCGGTTCTCTCTTGCCGCTCGTGTTTCGTCGGCTCGGGTTTGATCCCGCCGTCTCATCCGCGCCCTTCGGCGCCACGCTCGTCGATGTCACCGGGCTGGTGATCTATTTCGGTGTCGCTTACTTGATTATGGAGGGAACGCTCTTGTGA
- the fmt gene encoding methionyl-tRNA formyltransferase, with product MRIVFMGTPDFAVPSLEALLTSGHEVVGVVTQPDRPKGRGQEVVFSPVKVVCQREGIPVLQPLKMKDPVFLEALRQWKPDVIAVTAYGRILPPAILTLPPRGCINVHGSLLPKYRGAGPIQWAVIRGEQETGITTMFMAEGMDTGDMLLQEKVEIRADDTAGTLAPRLAEVGGRLLVETLRRLEAGTLIPQPQDDALATMAPLLKKEDGAVDWTLPAAEIANRVRGLSPWPGAYTYVNGERWVLWRVAVGAAVSGAVPGTVTKVSKDWVEVATGDGTVQLVDIQPSNSRRMTIAQYLAGHRLAEGISLAAISPAQG from the coding sequence ATGCGTATCGTTTTTATGGGGACTCCGGACTTTGCCGTGCCTTCGCTGGAGGCCTTGCTCACGTCGGGGCATGAGGTGGTCGGTGTGGTCACTCAGCCCGATCGACCGAAGGGCCGCGGGCAGGAAGTGGTCTTCTCGCCGGTGAAAGTGGTGTGCCAACGTGAGGGGATCCCGGTGTTGCAGCCGCTCAAAATGAAGGATCCTGTCTTTCTCGAGGCCTTGCGACAATGGAAGCCGGATGTCATTGCGGTCACGGCCTATGGCCGCATTCTGCCCCCGGCAATTCTGACGTTGCCGCCCCGTGGGTGTATCAACGTGCATGGGTCGCTTCTGCCGAAGTATCGTGGGGCAGGTCCCATCCAATGGGCCGTCATCAGGGGTGAACAGGAGACCGGCATTACGACCATGTTTATGGCGGAAGGCATGGACACCGGCGACATGTTGTTGCAGGAAAAGGTGGAGATTCGTGCCGACGATACGGCCGGCACGCTGGCGCCTCGGCTGGCCGAAGTCGGCGGGCGATTGTTGGTTGAGACCCTCCGTCGCCTTGAGGCGGGTACGCTGATACCGCAACCGCAGGATGATGCCCTGGCTACCATGGCACCGTTGCTCAAGAAGGAAGACGGTGCGGTCGATTGGACCTTGCCGGCCGCGGAGATTGCGAATCGTGTGCGTGGCCTGTCCCCCTGGCCCGGCGCGTATACGTATGTGAACGGGGAACGGTGGGTGCTGTGGCGTGTGGCGGTGGGAGCGGCTGTTTCCGGTGCCGTTCCGGGGACGGTGACGAAGGTGAGCAAGGACTGGGTCGAGGTCGCGACCGGGGACGGCACGGTCCAGCTGGTCGACATTCAACCGTCCAATAGCCGGCGGATGACGATTGCGCAGTACCTGGCCGGTCATCGTCTGGCGGAGGGCATCAGTCTCGCCGCCATTTCTCCGGCACAGGGCTAG
- the rsmB gene encoding 16S rRNA (cytosine(967)-C(5))-methyltransferase RsmB — translation MASDLSPSQSGGGVSAGRRAAMKALLTIDKAGMAEDDLFDQVSSREALDLRDRAFMVELVRGVLRYRATLDWRLGLLSDRRITKLPTLVQTILRLGAYQLLYLDRVPDSAAVHESVQMAKQQSRRLGRDWSGFVNAVLRALLRAPEPAWPEAGSDPAAALAVRYSCPTWLVTRWYSLLGAERAEALCRASLEVPPLTLRVNRLRTSRAALLSDLAAAQVDAGPTSISAVGIQLARPVSVVDLPGYAEGWFYVEDEAGQLIPLLLDVQPGQRVLDACAAPGGKATHLAALMENRGEIVAVDRASARLDLVMANCRRLGVNILTPLVGDLRTLVGAAMASHPMLSRPFDRILLDAPCSGLGVLRRHPEGKWYKAPESIAQHRQMQMELLAVTSRLLRPGGVLVYSTCSIEPEETKSIIDEFCQSHHQFQRESIAPWLPPAGLPFVTPRGDLSTMANMNRMDLFFAARVRRSE, via the coding sequence ATGGCATCTGATCTGAGCCCCTCACAGTCAGGCGGAGGTGTATCTGCCGGACGCCGCGCCGCCATGAAGGCTCTGCTGACGATCGACAAAGCGGGCATGGCGGAAGACGACCTGTTCGATCAGGTGTCGTCACGCGAGGCGTTGGATCTGCGCGATCGGGCCTTCATGGTCGAGCTCGTGCGCGGCGTGTTGCGGTATCGCGCCACGCTCGACTGGCGATTGGGCCTGTTGTCGGATCGGCGGATCACGAAACTTCCGACCCTGGTCCAGACCATTCTTCGCCTCGGGGCCTATCAACTCTTGTACTTAGACCGGGTTCCCGATTCCGCCGCGGTGCATGAATCGGTGCAGATGGCGAAGCAGCAGAGTCGTCGCCTGGGACGGGATTGGAGCGGCTTTGTGAACGCGGTGCTCAGGGCTCTGCTTCGAGCGCCAGAACCGGCATGGCCCGAAGCGGGAAGCGATCCCGCTGCGGCCTTGGCTGTGCGGTATTCCTGTCCGACCTGGCTCGTGACGCGTTGGTATTCTCTCTTGGGTGCCGAACGCGCCGAGGCCTTGTGTCGTGCGTCGTTAGAGGTGCCTCCGCTTACGTTACGCGTGAATAGGCTGCGGACATCCCGCGCCGCATTGCTGAGCGACTTGGCGGCAGCACAGGTGGACGCCGGCCCGACGTCGATCAGCGCAGTCGGCATTCAGCTGGCTCGCCCCGTCTCTGTCGTCGATTTGCCGGGATACGCGGAGGGATGGTTTTACGTAGAGGATGAAGCCGGGCAGCTGATTCCGTTGTTGCTGGATGTGCAGCCGGGCCAACGCGTCCTTGATGCCTGCGCGGCGCCAGGTGGAAAGGCGACGCACCTGGCGGCGCTCATGGAGAATCGAGGCGAGATCGTGGCGGTGGACCGGGCTTCGGCACGGCTCGATCTCGTGATGGCCAATTGTCGCCGTCTCGGAGTGAACATCCTGACGCCCTTGGTCGGCGATCTGCGCACGCTGGTTGGAGCAGCGATGGCGTCCCATCCGATGTTGTCTCGACCGTTCGACCGCATTTTGCTGGATGCTCCCTGCAGCGGACTCGGTGTGTTGCGGCGTCATCCGGAAGGGAAGTGGTATAAGGCGCCGGAGTCCATCGCGCAGCACCGGCAGATGCAGATGGAATTGCTCGCGGTGACGAGCCGTCTCTTGCGGCCTGGTGGGGTGTTGGTCTATAGTACCTGCTCGATTGAGCCGGAAGAAACCAAGTCGATTATCGACGAGTTTTGTCAGTCTCATCATCAATTTCAGCGTGAGTCGATCGCGCCCTGGTTGCCCCCAGCCGGACTGCCGTTCGTGACCCCTCGAGGGGATCTATCTACGATGGCCAATATGAACAGGATGGATCTGTTTTTCGCCGCCCGTGTGCGGAGGAGCGAATAA
- the rpe gene encoding ribulose-phosphate 3-epimerase: MAGRTIRIAPSILSADFARLAEEVARVEEAGADWLHIDVMDGHFVPNLTVGPPIVEALRKVTTLPLDVHLMMTNPDAFIGEFAEAGADYLTVHVEACPHLHRTVQSIKERGVKAGVTLNPATPAGTLSEIVRDADLILIMSVNPGFGGQKFIPSSLRKIAEVRALIDRTQSQALLEVDGGVKPDNVTEILAAGAEVLVAGSAVFSSHDYAAAITALRAGHEPAARTTRSAAAQR; the protein is encoded by the coding sequence ATGGCGGGTCGGACCATACGTATTGCGCCCTCCATTCTGTCGGCCGACTTTGCGCGCCTGGCCGAAGAGGTGGCGCGGGTGGAGGAAGCCGGAGCCGACTGGTTGCACATCGATGTCATGGACGGGCATTTTGTCCCGAATCTGACCGTGGGCCCGCCGATCGTCGAAGCCCTGCGAAAAGTCACTACCCTACCGTTGGACGTGCACCTGATGATGACGAATCCGGATGCGTTCATCGGGGAGTTCGCCGAGGCGGGGGCCGATTATTTGACCGTGCACGTGGAAGCCTGTCCGCACCTGCATCGAACCGTTCAGTCGATCAAAGAACGTGGCGTGAAGGCAGGCGTGACGTTAAACCCTGCTACGCCGGCCGGGACTCTGTCGGAAATCGTCCGCGACGCCGATCTCATCCTCATCATGTCCGTCAATCCCGGGTTCGGGGGGCAGAAGTTTATTCCCTCGTCGTTGCGGAAGATTGCGGAGGTTCGCGCGTTGATCGATCGCACGCAGAGCCAGGCGCTCCTGGAAGTGGACGGGGGGGTGAAGCCCGATAACGTGACAGAGATTCTCGCCGCCGGCGCCGAGGTGCTGGTCGCAGGGTCGGCTGTTTTTTCCAGTCATGACTATGCCGCGGCCATTACGGCACTGAGAGCCGGACATGAGCCTGCCGCCCGCACCACCAGGAGTGCAGCCGCTCAGCGATAG